The Bernardetia sp. region GTGTATCTGATATGGAGACAAACACGCTCAAACAAGAAATTGAAAAAGTAAAATCTGAAAATACTACGACTACACAAGAAAAACAGAATAACGATTTTTCATACTTTGGAAAAAACCGTAAAAACTTCTTAATCTTAATAAACGAAACCGAACACGACAAACTAAATGAAGTAGACAACAAACTCCTAACAGGTATTTTGGCAGCAGGACAGCTTTCTTTAGGCGATGTAGCTATCGTAAATATGGCTAAAACAGAAGCGAATTTCTTAGATATTTATAAAAAACTTAAGCCTACTTCAGTAGTCAGTTTTGGAGTTGATACGAAAGAAATGGGCGTTCCACACGATTTTGAACTCTACAAGCCTACCAAAATAAAAGCCATTACGTGGATTATCTCACACAACTTCGTCGCTCTGCATACAGACAAAACAAAAAAACTAGGTCTTTGGACGGCTTTGAAAGCATTGGAATGTTATACTTCATAAAAAAGTGCCATCACTAAATAAATAGCAATGGCACTTTGAAAAATAAATTTATTCGTAAAATCCTTTGCTAGTATCTTCATTATTTCTAATTTTCTTGCTATATGCCATTCTTGAAGCCTTTTCTTTACTAAACATCTGTTTAATGTCTTGTTCGTTGGCTTCAAACTTCATTGTGTTTTCAATAGAAATGGTAGCTGCAAAGTTTTCCACATCATGATTTGCTCCTATGTAGGTAAATGTCCAGTTTTCTTTTTTGAGTTCATCTACCATTTGCTTGATGGTTCTTTGATTAAATTCTTTAGACGAGTTTTCTTCTCCATCTGTCAATATAGTTACCAAAACGTTATAATCTGAATGCGTTTGAGTAATTTTTCGAAGCTGTGAAATACTATTTCCCATAGCATCAAAAAGTGGTGTTCCTGCTGTGGGATTGTACTGGTTTTGACTTATTTCCTTTAGTTTCTCTACGCTTTCATTTTCTAAATGCGTGGTTGTCTTTAGTGAATTGAAGGTAACAAGACTGATAAAGTGTTTTTGCTCTGGATATTCTTTAGCTACTCCTTTTACAGTCTGGACAACTTCATTAAAACCACTAATAATAGTGCTTTTGATGCTGTTCATTGAGCCACTCTCATCTAAAATAATGAGGTTGAAAACATTGTGTGTGTTCTGATTTGACATAAAACTAGGTAATTTGGTATTTGATAAAATAATTGAAACAGAAGATACGAAAAATAATCTGATTTTCTCAAAAAACAATGCAGCTAAAAGTCTGTTGGAATGATATATAATTACAAACAACAAAACCTTAGAAATTAATGTCAAACAATGTAAAAGCCTTCGGAACAGAAGCAGCTGACAAACCTTTAGAACAAATAACTATTGAGCGCAGAGAACCTACTGCTCAAGATGTAGAAATTGATATTTTATACTGTGGCGTTTGCCATTCCGACCTACACACAGCCAAAAATGATTGGGGAGGAACAGTTTATCCAGCCGTTCCTGGTCATGAGATTGTGGGGAAAGTTACCAAAGTGGGAAGCGATGTAAAGAAAGTAAAAGTAGGCGATTATGCTGCTGTGGGTTGTATGGTAGATTCTTGCCAAACCTGTGATAGCTGTAAGCAAGATTTAGAACAGTATTGTTTGAATGGATTTACAGGAACATACAACGGAAAAGACAAACACCTTGGAGGACGCACTTTTGGTGGATACTCTGAAAAAATAGTTGTCGATGAAAACTTTGTTTTGAAAGTTCCTAAAAATTTAGATTTGGCTGCTGCAGCACCTCTGCTTTGTGCTGGGGTTACGACGTGGTCGCCACTTCGTCATTGGAAGGTAGGAAAAGATAGCAAAGTGGCTGTTGTTGGTTTAGGAGGTTTAGGACACATGGCAATCAAACTAGCAAAAGGCTTGGGCGCAGAAGTTACATTATTTTCTCGCTCTCCCAACAAAGAAGAAGATGCTAAAAAATTAGGTACAGATAAGTTTGTCATCTCTACAGATAAGGAACAAATGAAAGCTGTAAAAGGAAAGTTCGATTTGATTATTGATACTGTTCCTTACGAACACGACCTAAATCCTTATATTTCTACACTTACTATCAACGGAA contains the following coding sequences:
- a CDS encoding vWA domain-containing protein, giving the protein MSNQNTHNVFNLIILDESGSMNSIKSTIISGFNEVVQTVKGVAKEYPEQKHFISLVTFNSLKTTTHLENESVEKLKEISQNQYNPTAGTPLFDAMGNSISQLRKITQTHSDYNVLVTILTDGEENSSKEFNQRTIKQMVDELKKENWTFTYIGANHDVENFAATISIENTMKFEANEQDIKQMFSKEKASRMAYSKKIRNNEDTSKGFYE
- a CDS encoding NAD(P)-dependent alcohol dehydrogenase, with the translated sequence MSNNVKAFGTEAADKPLEQITIERREPTAQDVEIDILYCGVCHSDLHTAKNDWGGTVYPAVPGHEIVGKVTKVGSDVKKVKVGDYAAVGCMVDSCQTCDSCKQDLEQYCLNGFTGTYNGKDKHLGGRTFGGYSEKIVVDENFVLKVPKNLDLAAAAPLLCAGVTTWSPLRHWKVGKDSKVAVVGLGGLGHMAIKLAKGLGAEVTLFSRSPNKEEDAKKLGTDKFVISTDKEQMKAVKGKFDLIIDTVPYEHDLNPYISTLTINGTLVLVGFIGELDSMLQTPPMIMGRRSVAGSVIGGIKETQELLDFCGEHNIVSEIEKIDMQDINEAYERMLNSDVRYRFVIDMKSLKNN